The Streptomyces camelliae genome window below encodes:
- a CDS encoding HAD hydrolase family protein: protein MRENGPVISATRQPGTPAAAVPPRLIATDLDGTLLRDDKSVSPRTVAALAAAEEAGIEVFFVTGRPARWMDVVSDHVHGHGLAICGNGAAVVDLHGGPGAHRFVKVRELARAGALDAVRRLRTAAPGTVFAVEQTYGFHQEPDYPKLHMEIPDNLLPAERLLAPDGPDADQPVLKILAYHPDLDPDAFLTLARVAIADRANVTRSSPSALLELSGPEVSKASTLALCCAERGISHEEVVAFGDMPNDLEMLTWAGRSYAMGNAHPDVIAAASGRTVANNEDGVAVVIEELLAERF, encoded by the coding sequence ATGCGCGAGAATGGGCCGGTGATCTCAGCGACCAGACAGCCCGGGACCCCTGCCGCCGCCGTGCCCCCGCGGCTGATCGCCACCGACCTCGACGGCACCCTGCTGCGCGACGACAAATCGGTCTCCCCGCGGACCGTCGCCGCGCTCGCCGCCGCCGAGGAAGCGGGCATCGAGGTCTTCTTCGTCACCGGCCGCCCGGCCCGCTGGATGGACGTCGTCAGCGACCACGTCCACGGCCACGGCCTGGCGATCTGCGGCAACGGCGCCGCCGTGGTCGATCTGCACGGCGGCCCCGGCGCCCACCGCTTCGTCAAGGTGCGGGAACTGGCCCGCGCGGGCGCCCTGGACGCCGTACGACGGCTGCGCACGGCGGCGCCCGGCACGGTGTTCGCGGTGGAGCAGACCTACGGATTCCACCAGGAACCCGACTATCCCAAGCTGCACATGGAGATACCGGACAACCTCCTGCCCGCCGAGCGGCTCCTCGCCCCCGACGGACCGGACGCCGACCAGCCCGTGCTCAAGATCCTGGCCTACCACCCGGACCTCGACCCGGACGCCTTCCTCACCCTCGCCCGGGTCGCGATCGCCGACCGCGCCAACGTCACCCGCTCCAGCCCCAGCGCCCTGCTGGAACTGAGCGGCCCCGAGGTCTCCAAGGCCAGCACGCTCGCCCTGTGCTGTGCCGAACGCGGCATCTCGCACGAGGAGGTCGTCGCCTTCGGAGACATGCCCAACGACCTGGAGATGCTGACCTGGGCCGGCCGGTCGTACGCGATGGGCAACGCACACCCGGACGTCATCGCCGCCGCGTCGGGCCGTACGGTCGCCAACAACGAGGACGGGGTGGCGGTCGTCATCGAGGAACTGCTCGCGGAACGCTTCTAG
- the cydD gene encoding thiol reductant ABC exporter subunit CydD, which translates to MKPIDPRLLRYARATRFFLVAVVGLGAVGAGLVIAQAMLVAEVVVGAFQHGQSVAELRTPLLLLVAVAGGRAMVSWLTELAAHRASAAVKSELRGRLLDRAAALGPGWLSGQRTGSLVTLATRGVDALDDYFSRYLPQLGLAVVVPVAVLARIVTEDWVSAAIIVGTLPLIPLFMVLIGWATQSRTDRQWQLLSRLSGHFLDVVAGLPTLKVFGRAKAQAESIRRITGEYRQATMRTLRIAFLSSFALELLSTLSVALVAVTIGMRLVHGDMDLYIGLVILVLAPEAYLPLRQVGAQYHAAAEGLAAAEEIFAVLETPVPASGAGTVPAGAVAFEGVTVRYPGRSADAVTDVSFTVEPGETVALVGPSGVGKSTLLNVLLGFVEPTAGRVRVGGADLAGLDLEEWRSRIAWVPQRPHLYAGTIAENVRLARPGADDGAVRRALRDAGALEFVDALPEGVDTVLGEYGAGLSAGQRQRLALARAFLADRPVLLLDEPTAALDGVTEGEVVAAVRRLAVGRTVLLVVHRPALLDVADRVVRLKDSHTPRGLRSLGPRPLDPRPRPPVTQLDGLESGSAGSGSGSGGQAHVSGRSRSVLARVRGLGGAWRGRLGVALVLGGLALGCAVGLMATSGWLISRASQQPPVLYLMVAVTATRAFGIGRAVFRYAERLVSHDAVLRMLADTRVAVYRRLERLAPAGLRSARRGDLLTRLVADVDAFQDYWLRWLLPASVAVVVSAASVGFTAWLLPEAGAALAVGLVAAGVGVPLVTAAVARRAERRLAPARGVLATRVTDLLTGTAELTVAGALPARKDAARRADGTLTRIASRAAVATALGDGLTALISGLTVTAAALSGAQAVAAGRLSGVAMAVVVLTPLAAFEAVLGMPLAVRHRQRVRRSAERVYEVLDAPEPVREPERPRQAPASPFPLVLKGLGARYEGQRREALAQFDLTLAEGRRIAVVGASGAGKTTLAQVLLRFLDPEEGTYTLAGVDAYALAGDDVRRLVGLCAQDAHLFDSSVRENLLLARKGATEAELRRALARARLLDWVDGLPDGLDTLVGEHGARLSGGQRQRLALARALLADFPVLVLDEPAEHLDLPTADALTADLLAATEGRTTLLITHRLAGLDAVDEVIVLDAGRVVQRGAYAELVAVEGPLRAMALREEEAEALVGAEAPH; encoded by the coding sequence GTGAAACCAATCGATCCACGTCTGCTGCGCTACGCCCGCGCCACCCGGTTCTTCCTCGTGGCAGTCGTCGGCCTGGGGGCCGTCGGCGCGGGGCTGGTCATTGCCCAGGCGATGCTCGTCGCCGAGGTCGTCGTCGGTGCCTTCCAGCACGGGCAGTCCGTTGCTGAGCTGCGTACTCCCCTGCTGCTGTTGGTGGCCGTCGCCGGCGGCCGGGCGATGGTCTCCTGGCTCACGGAACTGGCCGCTCACCGGGCGAGCGCGGCGGTGAAGTCCGAGCTGCGCGGACGGCTCCTGGACCGGGCGGCGGCGCTCGGTCCAGGGTGGCTGAGCGGTCAGCGGACCGGTTCGCTGGTCACCCTGGCCACGCGGGGTGTGGACGCCCTGGACGACTACTTCTCGCGCTATCTGCCGCAGTTGGGGCTTGCGGTGGTCGTGCCGGTGGCGGTGCTGGCGCGGATCGTCACCGAGGACTGGGTCTCGGCGGCGATCATTGTCGGCACCCTGCCGCTCATCCCGCTCTTCATGGTGCTGATCGGCTGGGCCACCCAGTCCCGGACGGACCGTCAGTGGCAGCTGCTGTCCCGGTTGTCCGGTCACTTCCTGGACGTGGTTGCGGGCCTGCCCACGCTGAAGGTGTTCGGCCGGGCCAAGGCGCAGGCCGAGTCCATCCGCCGGATCACCGGTGAGTACCGGCAGGCGACCATGCGGACCCTGCGGATCGCCTTCCTCTCCTCGTTCGCGCTGGAGCTGCTCTCCACGCTGTCGGTGGCGCTGGTCGCGGTGACGATCGGCATGCGGCTCGTCCACGGGGACATGGATCTGTACATCGGCCTCGTGATCCTGGTGCTGGCGCCTGAGGCCTACCTTCCGTTGCGTCAGGTCGGTGCGCAGTATCACGCGGCGGCGGAGGGGCTGGCCGCCGCAGAGGAGATCTTCGCGGTGCTGGAGACGCCGGTGCCGGCGTCCGGTGCCGGAACGGTGCCCGCGGGTGCGGTGGCCTTCGAGGGAGTGACCGTCCGCTATCCCGGCCGCTCCGCCGATGCCGTGACCGATGTGTCCTTCACCGTGGAGCCCGGCGAGACGGTCGCGCTGGTGGGACCGAGCGGGGTGGGCAAGTCGACGCTGCTGAACGTGCTGCTGGGGTTTGTGGAGCCCACCGCGGGGCGAGTGCGGGTCGGCGGTGCGGACCTGGCAGGGCTGGACCTGGAGGAGTGGCGGTCCCGGATCGCCTGGGTGCCGCAGCGGCCGCATCTGTATGCCGGGACCATCGCGGAGAACGTACGACTGGCCCGGCCCGGCGCGGACGACGGTGCCGTACGGCGGGCGCTGCGGGACGCGGGGGCGCTGGAGTTCGTGGACGCGTTGCCCGAGGGCGTCGATACCGTGCTCGGCGAGTACGGAGCCGGGTTGTCGGCGGGGCAGCGGCAGCGGCTGGCGTTGGCGCGGGCGTTTCTTGCCGATCGGCCTGTGCTGTTGCTGGATGAGCCGACGGCTGCGCTGGACGGGGTGACCGAGGGGGAGGTCGTTGCCGCGGTGCGGAGGCTTGCTGTCGGTCGTACGGTGCTGCTTGTTGTGCATCGGCCGGCGTTGCTCGACGTCGCGGATCGAGTGGTGCGCCTGAAGGACAGTCACACACCCAGGGGGCTCCGCTCCCTGGGCCCCCGCCCCCTGGACCCCCGCCCTCGCCCACCGGTCACCCAGCTTGACGGGCTGGAGAGTGGGTCGGCGGGCTCGGGCAGTGGCTCTGGAGGGCAGGCGCACGTTTCTGGGCGGAGCCGGAGTGTGCTTGCTCGGGTGCGGGGGCTTGGCGGGGCTTGGCGGGGGCGGCTCGGGGTTGCTCTGGTGCTCGGGGGGTTGGCGCTGGGCTGTGCTGTCGGGCTGATGGCGACGTCCGGGTGGCTCATCTCGCGGGCCTCGCAGCAGCCGCCTGTGCTGTATCTGATGGTGGCCGTGACTGCCACGCGGGCCTTCGGGATCGGACGGGCCGTCTTCCGGTATGCCGAGCGGCTGGTGTCGCACGACGCGGTGCTGCGGATGCTGGCGGACACCCGGGTTGCCGTCTATCGGCGGCTGGAGCGTCTCGCGCCCGCCGGGCTGCGCAGCGCGCGCCGCGGTGATCTGCTCACCCGGCTGGTCGCGGACGTGGACGCGTTCCAGGACTACTGGCTGCGCTGGCTGCTGCCCGCATCGGTCGCCGTCGTTGTCTCCGCCGCCTCCGTCGGCTTCACGGCCTGGTTGCTGCCCGAGGCCGGAGCCGCCCTCGCCGTGGGCCTCGTGGCGGCCGGTGTCGGTGTCCCGCTCGTCACCGCGGCCGTGGCCCGGCGGGCCGAGCGGCGTCTGGCGCCGGCCCGGGGCGTGCTCGCCACCCGCGTCACCGACCTCCTCACCGGCACCGCGGAGCTGACCGTCGCCGGTGCGCTGCCCGCCCGTAAGGACGCGGCCCGGCGCGCCGACGGCACGCTCACGCGGATCGCCTCGCGTGCCGCCGTGGCCACCGCGCTCGGTGACGGGCTGACCGCGCTGATCTCCGGGCTGACCGTGACGGCCGCGGCACTGTCCGGCGCTCAGGCGGTGGCCGCGGGCCGGCTCAGCGGCGTGGCGATGGCCGTGGTCGTCCTCACTCCCCTGGCGGCCTTCGAAGCCGTACTGGGCATGCCGCTCGCCGTGCGCCACCGGCAGCGGGTGCGGCGGAGCGCGGAGCGGGTGTACGAGGTGCTGGACGCCCCGGAGCCGGTACGCGAGCCGGAACGGCCGCGGCAGGCGCCCGCCTCGCCGTTCCCGCTGGTGCTCAAGGGACTCGGCGCACGGTACGAGGGGCAGCGGCGAGAGGCGCTGGCCCAGTTCGATCTCACGCTGGCGGAGGGGCGGCGGATCGCCGTGGTCGGGGCCTCCGGCGCCGGCAAGACGACCCTCGCCCAGGTGCTGCTGCGCTTCCTCGACCCGGAAGAGGGCACGTACACGCTCGCCGGTGTCGACGCGTACGCGTTGGCCGGTGACGATGTACGGCGGCTGGTCGGGCTGTGTGCGCAGGACGCGCATCTCTTCGACAGCTCGGTGCGTGAGAACCTCCTGCTGGCCAGGAAGGGCGCCACCGAGGCCGAGCTGCGCCGGGCGCTGGCCCGGGCCCGGCTGCTGGACTGGGTGGACGGGCTGCCCGACGGCCTGGACACGCTCGTCGGCGAGCACGGGGCACGTCTGTCCGGTGGTCAGCGGCAGCGGCTCGCGCTGGCCCGCGCGCTGCTGGCCGACTTCCCCGTCCTGGTCCTCGACGAGCCCGCCGAGCATCTGGACCTGCCGACTGCGGACGCGCTCACGGCCGACCTGCTGGCCGCCACGGAGGGCCGTACGACGCTGCTGATCACCCACCGGCTGGCGGGGCTGGACGCGGTGGACGAGGTGATCGTGCTCGATGCGGGCCGTGTGGTGCAGCGGGGTGCGTATGCGGAACTCGTCGCGGTGGAGGGGCCGCTGCGGGCGATGGCGCTGCGGGAGGAGGAGGCGGAAGCGCTGGTGGGGGCGGAGGCGCCCCACTGA
- a CDS encoding RNA 2'-phosphotransferase, which translates to MNERPIDDRRTVKVSKYLSRHLRHQPERIGLAPDPAGWVEIDALIAAAAAHGFPFTREELDHVVAANDKQRFAIEGGRIRASQGHSIEVDLGLPPVTPPPYLYHGTVARNLDAIRAQGLRPMNRHDVHLSADRETATRVGARRGRPVVLAVDAGAMHRDGHVFRVSANGVWLTQAVPPRYLRFPGPR; encoded by the coding sequence ATGAACGAAAGACCCATCGACGACAGACGCACCGTGAAGGTGTCGAAGTACCTCTCCCGGCACCTGCGTCACCAGCCGGAGCGGATCGGGCTCGCCCCGGACCCGGCCGGCTGGGTGGAGATCGACGCCCTGATCGCCGCGGCCGCCGCCCACGGCTTCCCGTTCACGCGCGAGGAGCTGGACCATGTAGTGGCCGCCAACGACAAACAGCGCTTCGCGATCGAGGGCGGCAGAATCCGCGCCAGCCAGGGCCACAGCATCGAGGTCGACCTCGGACTGCCCCCGGTGACCCCACCGCCGTACCTCTATCACGGGACCGTCGCGCGCAACCTGGACGCGATCCGCGCACAGGGGCTCAGGCCCATGAACCGGCACGACGTGCACCTCTCCGCCGACCGCGAGACCGCCACCCGGGTCGGCGCCCGCCGCGGCCGCCCCGTGGTGCTCGCCGTGGACGCGGGCGCCATGCACCGGGACGGCCATGTGTTCCGCGTCAGCGCCAACGGGGTCTGGCTGACGCAGGCCGTACCGCCGCGCTACCTGCGGTTTCCCGGACCCCGGTGA
- a CDS encoding LLM class flavin-dependent oxidoreductase yields MSLRLSTVILPHRRWSEGGRSAWTRAEQLGFHTAYTYDHLSWRSFRDGPWFGAVPTLTAAAGVTERLRLGTLVTSPNFRHPVTLAKELISLDDISGGRITLGIGAGGTGFDATALGQEPWSPRERADRFAEFVPLLDRLLTEDAVSYEGRFYSADEARNIPGCVQRPRLPFAVAATGPRGLKLAARHGQAWVTTGDPKLYETGTPEQSVEALRGQLGKLSEACAAVGRDAAELDKILLTGFTPDRGRPLGSLDAFVDFAGRHRDLGFTEIVIHWPIPDSDFAADEKVFEQIAMEGLAQLG; encoded by the coding sequence ATGAGCCTGCGTCTGAGCACCGTGATCCTGCCCCACCGCCGCTGGAGCGAAGGCGGCCGTTCCGCCTGGACCCGGGCCGAGCAGCTCGGCTTCCACACCGCGTACACCTACGACCACCTGTCCTGGCGCAGCTTCCGTGACGGCCCGTGGTTCGGCGCGGTCCCGACGCTGACCGCCGCCGCCGGCGTCACCGAGCGCCTCCGCCTCGGCACGCTGGTGACCTCGCCGAACTTCCGGCACCCGGTGACCCTCGCCAAGGAGCTGATCTCCCTCGACGACATCTCCGGCGGCCGGATCACCCTCGGCATCGGCGCCGGCGGCACCGGCTTCGACGCCACCGCGCTCGGCCAGGAGCCGTGGAGCCCGCGCGAACGCGCCGACCGCTTCGCCGAGTTCGTACCGCTGCTCGACCGGCTGCTCACCGAGGACGCGGTGTCGTACGAGGGCCGGTTCTACTCGGCGGACGAGGCGCGGAACATCCCGGGCTGCGTCCAGCGTCCCCGGCTGCCGTTCGCGGTGGCGGCCACCGGCCCGCGCGGCCTCAAGCTCGCCGCGCGGCACGGGCAGGCGTGGGTCACCACGGGCGACCCGAAGCTGTACGAGACGGGCACCCCGGAGCAGTCCGTCGAGGCCCTGCGCGGCCAGCTCGGCAAGCTGTCCGAGGCCTGCGCGGCCGTCGGGCGGGACGCGGCCGAGCTGGACAAGATCCTGCTCACCGGCTTCACCCCGGACCGCGGCAGACCGCTGGGGTCCCTGGACGCCTTCGTGGACTTCGCCGGCCGGCACCGGGACCTGGGCTTCACCGAGATCGTGATCCACTGGCCCATCCCGGACTCCGACTTCGCCGCGGACGAGAAGGTCTTCGAGCAGATCGCCATGGAGGGCCTCGCCCAACTGGGCTGA
- a CDS encoding MerR family transcriptional regulator, with protein MTGAPPARTYRIEDLAHHTATTVRTIRAYQDRGLLPRPERRGRANVYSEAHVTRLHQIAHLLDRGYTLASIKELLEAWDTGRGLGGVLGLVTEVDGPWTDERPDRVTRAELDARFGGTSDDAVAEAVELGVLERIDGDPDTFLVPSPQELSVAVELHAAGVPLSAISGHLRELRGRVEHIAARFLEFTTEYVFARYLDDPGHRTDAHAAEAASLVRRLRPLAQQTLEAELARAMRTLATRHLRTHLVAEKRADDPVATRSVALPAGVIAAVERLVGPGHVSEFIALAAEREVRARTLDRLSTGSFADKKLRESP; from the coding sequence CACCGCGACGACGGTACGGACCATCCGCGCCTACCAGGACCGCGGTCTGCTCCCCCGGCCCGAGCGCCGGGGGCGGGCCAACGTCTACTCCGAGGCGCACGTCACCCGGCTTCACCAGATCGCCCACCTCCTCGACCGCGGCTACACCCTGGCCTCGATCAAGGAGCTGCTGGAGGCCTGGGACACCGGCCGGGGCCTGGGCGGGGTGCTGGGCCTGGTCACCGAGGTCGACGGCCCCTGGACGGACGAACGCCCCGATCGCGTCACGCGCGCCGAACTCGACGCCCGCTTCGGCGGCACGTCCGACGACGCCGTGGCGGAGGCGGTCGAGCTGGGCGTGCTGGAGCGGATCGACGGCGACCCGGACACGTTCCTGGTGCCGAGCCCCCAAGAGCTGTCCGTGGCCGTCGAGTTGCACGCGGCCGGAGTCCCGCTGTCCGCGATCTCGGGCCATCTACGGGAGTTGAGGGGCCGGGTCGAGCACATCGCCGCCCGTTTCCTGGAGTTCACCACCGAGTACGTCTTCGCGCGCTACCTGGACGATCCCGGTCACCGCACGGACGCGCACGCGGCGGAAGCGGCCTCCCTCGTGCGCCGGCTGCGGCCCCTTGCGCAGCAGACGCTGGAGGCCGAACTCGCGCGCGCCATGCGCACCTTGGCCACCCGGCACTTGCGCACACATCTGGTGGCGGAGAAGCGGGCTGATGATCCGGTGGCCACTCGTTCCGTGGCCTTGCCCGCGGGGGTGATCGCCGCTGTGGAAAGGCTTGTTGGCCCCGGGCATGTTTCCGAGTTCATCGCACTGGCTGCCGAACGAGAGGTCAGGGCACGGACGTTGGACCGGCTGTCCACAGGGTCCTTTGCGGACAAGAAACTTCGCGAATCACCCTAA